ATATTGATAAAAACAAAAAAGAGATTGAACATTTATTAAATTCCGACAATAGCAATAGTATTTATTCAGAGATTTACAGGAAAATAAAGGAGGATCTTTTAGGCAAAAAGGCCTCTAATGGAGATATTACAGAAGATGCAATTCAGGACGTCTGGAAAGATCAATTATGCTGGCCTTTGAGTGAGGACAAACAAGATAAAATCTAATCTTCTGACTTTTTTTTACAGGGGATGATTTTCTTGGGAAAAAAACAATTTATCATTTTCATGAGGGGGGGGCGCCTGTCGCCCCCGACTATGAAATTAGCCTCTCCTCATACATTAAATCGGAAATGGAAGACGTCACCGTCTTTGGTAGTATAGTTCTTCCCCTCTTGACGGAGTTTCCCTTGAGCACGGGCACCGGCCTCGCCTTGGCAAGCGGCATAATCTTCAAAGGCAATGGTTTCCGCACAAATAAAGCCCCGCTCAAAATCGGAGTGTATGACGCCTGCCGCCTCAGGCGCTCTAGCGCCTTGGTGGACGGTCCAGGCTCGCGCCTCTTTGGGACCTACGGTAAAAAATGTAATGAGATGCAGAAGATTGTGGCCTGAACGAATCACGCGGTTGAGCCCCGTTTCCTCAAGCCCTAAGCTTTTGAGAAAATCAATCTTGTCCTCCTCGGATTCAAGGGTTGAGACTTCGGCCTCAATGGCTGCTGAAATAATCACCGTATGGGCCCCTTCGGTTTCGGCATAGGCCTCGACTTTTTTGGTAAAATCATTGCCGGAGACAGCTTCGCCTTCGCTCACATTACAGACATAAAGAACGGGTTTGGAAGTGAGGAGTTGAAGGCGCTTAAAGGCCTCTTTTTCATCTTCCTTCACCTCAAGAAGACGCGCCGGTTTTCCCGCATTCAAAAGGTCCAGTGCCCCCTTCATGAGCGAAAGCTCAAGGGTTGCCTCTTCATCCTTGCCGCGGACTTTTTTCTCAAGGGCGGGAATGCGTTTTTCAAGGCTCTCAAGGTCTGAGAGCATCAGTTCGGTTTCAATAATCGCAATATCACGCAAAGGATCAATGGTACCTTCCACATGGGTGATGTCAGAATCTTGAAAACACCGCACCACATGGATAATTGCGTCCACTTCGCGGATATGCCCCAAAAATTGATTTCCCAAACCTTCGCCTTGACTGGCGCCTTTGACAAGCCCTGCAATATCCACAAAGGCCATTTGAGTGGGGATAATTTTCTCGGACTTTGCAATTTTGGCAAGGGTCTCAAGACGTGGATCAGGCACGGCCACACGCCCCACATTGGGCTCAATGGTGCAGAAAGGATAGTTTGCCGCCTCTGCAGATTGCGTCGCCGTAAGCGCATTAAAAAGCGTTGATTTTCCCACGTTGGGAAGGCCTACGATGCCGCATTGAAAACCCATTTTATTCTCCTTGACCTAACGTGTGATAAACCCGTGATATAAACTGTTCTGGATGTGTATAAAGAAGATGTGCCTCATCCGCAATGGTAGAGAGAAGTGGTCCCAAATCCATCATTTCTTTTTTAGAAAAGGGATGAAGAACGTAATCGCTCACCATATCCTTATGCCCTGGATGGCCAATCCCTAAACGAATACGCCAATAGTTTTTGCCAATATGACTGTCCAAACTCTTGAGCCCATTGTGACCACCATGCCCACCACCTTGCTTCATTTTAATTTTTCCAGGTGCCAAATCGAGATCATCATGAAAGACAAAAATTTTCTCGGTTGGAATTTTATAAAATTGAGAAATCCGGCCAACAGGGCTACCAGAAAGATTCATATAGCTGAGGGGCTTAAAAATAAGAACTTTTTGCCCATCAATGAACCCTTCGGAAAGAAGCCCCCCCTCTTTAGACTTAGGGGCAGAAAATCCATAACTGGACATCATTTCGTCAACACACAAAAACCCGACATTGTGCCGGGTTTTCGCATATTGAGAACCGGGATTGCCAAGGCCAACGAAAAGAGGTGTGGACATGGGATCCCAGCTTTCAGTTTAGGCTTCGGCTGATCCTTCAGCCGCAGTCTCGTCATCTTGTTTCATAATGGTTGGCGCCACGATGTTGGCCAACGTATCATCACGATCAGGGTGAGCTGCAACAGCGCCTGCGGGAAGTTTGATATCTTTTAATTGAATGGATCCATGAATCTCAAGGCCTGCAAGATCAATGTCGATGTGATCTGGAATGTGATCCATATCGCAAAGCACTTCGAGATTATGAATGACGATGTTCAAAACACCCCCGCGCTTGATTCCAGGAGATTTGTCATCATTAATGAAGTGGAGTGGAACCGCAACTGTGAGTTTGGAGTCTTTTGAAACGCGCAAGAAATCAACGTGCAAAGGACGGTCTGAAACCGGATGGAATTGAACGGCACGCGCAAGAGCCCGTTCTTTCTTCTTGCCAGCGTTGATTTCGAAAATAGTTGTGTAGAATGAAGCTTGATGAAGCTCTTTGTTGAATTGGATTTCATCAATCACAAAGTGCATTGGCTTTTCTTCACCACCGTAAAGAACAGCTGGGATCTGGCCTGCATTGCGAGCAGCCCGGGACGCCCCTTTACCAATATTTTCGCGGACATCCGCCTTTAAAGCAATATGACTTGACATTTTCGTCTCCTATTAAATGGTTTCCGCACTTCTATACACTAGTCAAACAAAAAAGACACGGATTTTTCGCAGTGAATACGATTTATGGCCTCACCTAAGAAGGAGGCCAAAGGGATTTCCCTGATTTTAGAGCAGTTTTTTACAGTTTCTGTGGCCAAAATACTATCGGTGATAATGATCTCTTTGATGGATCCGCATTGGATTCGATCCACCGCTTCCCCTGAAAAAACGCCATGGGTCACATAAGCACTCACAGAGTGAGCTCCCTCCTCAATCAAGGCTTCCGCTGCATTGCAAAGTGTTCCTGCAGAATCTGCGATGTCATCGATTAAAATGCAATTGCGACCTTTGACTTCACCAATAATATTCATGACTTCGGAAATGCCGGGTTTTTCGCGGCGTTTGTCCACAATCGCAAGACCACATTCCAGACGCTTGGCCAAGGCGCGGGCACGCACAACACCACCTACGTCTGGGGAGACAATGAGGGGATCTTCAATGGTGTGATGATCTTTGATGTCTTTTGCAAAAAGAGGAATTGAGAAAAGATTATCCACCGGGATATTAAAAAATCCTTGGATTTGGCCTGCATGAAGATCAAGCGTCAAAACACGATTGGCCCCGGCAACAGTAATCAGATCAGCCACAAGTTTGGCCGAAATGGGTGTGCGGGGACCGGATTTTCGATCCTGGCGGGCATATCCAAAATAAGGAAGGCATGCGGTAATGCGCCGTGCAGATCCTCGCTTTAAGGCATCGATTGTGACCAAAAGCTCCATCAAATTGTCATTGGCGGGCTTGGAGGTGGATTGGATAATAAAAACATCCTCACCGCGAACATTTTCTAAAATTTCGACAAAGACCTCATTGTCGGAAAATTTGCGAATGGTCGCCTCTGCCAGCGGCACCTTTAAAAACTGAGAGATGCCTTGCGCGAGAGGAAGATTGCTATTGCCGGCGATGAGTTTCATGGAGCTGACTTCTTAATCCTAATATGGCCGCACGATAACAAAGGGAGGCGTAAGTTGTAAATGAAAAATAACGACTCATTTTTATGGTGACTTTTTCTTGACGTCACATCCACTTTGGATTAGACAGAGGACATTGTGGCGGATGTAGCTCAGTTGGTTAGAGCGCCAGTTTGTGGTACTGGATGTCGTGGGTTCGATTCCCATCATTCGCCCCATTTTTTCTTAAAATACTTCACCATGATGTCTTCTCTTTTGGGTTTCAAGATTTTTTGTTAAACTGCCCTTTAGGAAGGACACAGCTCATGAGTTATGACTATAATAATATTTTTGCGCGCATTTTAAGGCACGAGGTTCCAGCAAAAATCATCTATGAAGATGATTATGCGTTGGCATTTCACGATATCAATCCCCAAGCCCCTCTCCATGTTTTGGTTATTCCCAAAGGAAATTATATTTCATTTTATGACTTTTCACAGAATGCCTCCTTTGAGGAAACGAAGGGCTTTTATGGGGCCGTTAAAAACGTCATAGATCAGCTGGAAATTCATGATGATGGATTCCGCGTCCTGACAAATAACGGTGTCAACGGGGGACAAGAAGTGCCTCACTTTCATCTGCATATTTTTGCGGGGAGACCTTTGGGAAGGATGATCCAATCTCCATGACGCAAAACTTAAAAACAGCAGGATGGCGCGAATGGGCGAGTTTGCCAGATTTGGGAGTAGGACGCATTAAAGCCAAGCTTGATACAGGTGCACGCACCTCAGC
This DNA window, taken from Candidatus Bealeia paramacronuclearis, encodes the following:
- the ychF gene encoding redox-regulated ATPase YchF, giving the protein MGFQCGIVGLPNVGKSTLFNALTATQSAEAANYPFCTIEPNVGRVAVPDPRLETLAKIAKSEKIIPTQMAFVDIAGLVKGASQGEGLGNQFLGHIREVDAIIHVVRCFQDSDITHVEGTIDPLRDIAIIETELMLSDLESLEKRIPALEKKVRGKDEEATLELSLMKGALDLLNAGKPARLLEVKEDEKEAFKRLQLLTSKPVLYVCNVSEGEAVSGNDFTKKVEAYAETEGAHTVIISAAIEAEVSTLESEEDKIDFLKSLGLEETGLNRVIRSGHNLLHLITFFTVGPKEARAWTVHQGARAPEAAGVIHSDFERGFICAETIAFEDYAACQGEAGARAQGKLRQEGKNYTTKDGDVFHFRFNV
- the pth gene encoding aminoacyl-tRNA hydrolase; the protein is MSTPLFVGLGNPGSQYAKTRHNVGFLCVDEMMSSYGFSAPKSKEGGLLSEGFIDGQKVLIFKPLSYMNLSGSPVGRISQFYKIPTEKIFVFHDDLDLAPGKIKMKQGGGHGGHNGLKSLDSHIGKNYWRIRLGIGHPGHKDMVSDYVLHPFSKKEMMDLGPLLSTIADEAHLLYTHPEQFISRVYHTLGQGE
- a CDS encoding 50S ribosomal protein L25/general stress protein Ctc encodes the protein MSSHIALKADVRENIGKGASRAARNAGQIPAVLYGGEEKPMHFVIDEIQFNKELHQASFYTTIFEINAGKKKERALARAVQFHPVSDRPLHVDFLRVSKDSKLTVAVPLHFINDDKSPGIKRGGVLNIVIHNLEVLCDMDHIPDHIDIDLAGLEIHGSIQLKDIKLPAGAVAAHPDRDDTLANIVAPTIMKQDDETAAEGSAEA
- a CDS encoding ribose-phosphate pyrophosphokinase, which gives rise to MKLIAGNSNLPLAQGISQFLKVPLAEATIRKFSDNEVFVEILENVRGEDVFIIQSTSKPANDNLMELLVTIDALKRGSARRITACLPYFGYARQDRKSGPRTPISAKLVADLITVAGANRVLTLDLHAGQIQGFFNIPVDNLFSIPLFAKDIKDHHTIEDPLIVSPDVGGVVRARALAKRLECGLAIVDKRREKPGISEVMNIIGEVKGRNCILIDDIADSAGTLCNAAEALIEEGAHSVSAYVTHGVFSGEAVDRIQCGSIKEIIITDSILATETVKNCSKIREIPLASFLGEAINRIHCEKSVSFLFD
- a CDS encoding HIT domain-containing protein; its protein translation is MSYDYNNIFARILRHEVPAKIIYEDDYALAFHDINPQAPLHVLVIPKGNYISFYDFSQNASFEETKGFYGAVKNVIDQLEIHDDGFRVLTNNGVNGGQEVPHFHLHIFAGRPLGRMIQSP